The Dioscorea cayenensis subsp. rotundata cultivar TDr96_F1 chromosome 11, TDr96_F1_v2_PseudoChromosome.rev07_lg8_w22 25.fasta, whole genome shotgun sequence genomic interval aacccTTTCCTGATCatctgcttaaaaaaaaaaaaaagaaatcaaaattgCATTATGCTAAAGTTTtagcttctttaattgatactCTTTCTTTGAATGTGGTTGGATGGGTTTAACTATACATGTGAGGTAGTTTTGTTTTAAGTGATTACCATGGTGAGTATACATTCACTGTCAATATCTGGGCATAAGATTTTGAATGAATGATTTCAGTAAACCTACATATCCAATCATGGCAGCAGCttcaccaaaaattttaattgtctTCATGTGCAAATGCCTTATTTGCTGTCAACATCTTTTTATTGGAGCTAGTTATACCTCACTTTTTGTTCAGGGACTTGTTTCTCAAGTTTGACTCTTataatatttcttgtttttggtttcATGTTAGGTTATGTACTCATTCCTTGATCGATTGATAAACTTGGGGCTTCCCAGAACCAGGGATTTTCAAGGTCTTAACCCAAACAGTTTTGATGGGCATGGAAATTATAGCATTGGCATGCGTGATCAGAGTGTATTCCCTGAAATCAGGTACGAGGCAATTGGTAAACAGAGAGGAATGGATGTCTGCATAACTACCACAGCAAAAACAGACAAAGAAGCTCAGAGATTGCTTTCTCTCTTGGGGATGCCATTTAGAGAGGGTGGTGGCCCGACCGTGCTTATTCGCAGGAAGAAACGAAAGGCTGCTCACTTCGACCAAAAGGGTAAAGGTAGAAGGTAAGTTTAAGGTGCACCTTTCGCTTCAGGTAGTGCTACTACCTCTGACTCCTTTGATTCTGTGcactatttcatttttttggcaAGCTGAGAAGTGATTCCTTCTGTGAAACCAGTTTAAGTGTCTTTGCTGTTGTATGTTCTGATTTATCTAGACATTATTATCCTTTTGGTTCATCAAATTATATGGCTGACCTTGGATCATGTTGGTGCAACTGTATGCCCTTtgccttttattttctttatttgtagCACTAAAAATTACTCCAAAGTCAACCGTGCATAGGCAACAAAATCCCGATGCAGACTGCTTCTGTTGATTGCTTGTTTTTTCTCAAAGTTCTGTAATCAATTCAAAAGATTGGCTAAATTGTCCACCTTAGCTTGATCATGTTAAACACTAtgatattttgtaaatattatacCTGTCCATCATGCAGAAACAAAAGGATGGATGCCTTGTTATGGTACTTGTTGAAACATTTGTATGGACTCGTTTTAAGTTAATTCAGGAATCTTTATCATACATTCCTGACAACGTGACAGTCATTACCGCCCAATTTTGGATTATCTCACTATTTACAGTTCAAGCTTTTACCGAATGGTTTTAGAACTGCCTTAAATGGTCATACCTGTCTGTTTCTTGTTGATTAATACATCTAGATGTGTTCAGAGGATCGCTATTGCAATTTTCATATTAGATTCTCAGACTTAATTGCTTGCAGATCAGTAGATCACTAGTTCTGCAATTTTTTCTGGTTATCCACTAAAAAATGTAAATTGTTTATGAAGAATAGTCAACCATATTCTTGCTTTTATGATGATCTACCAACAAGAATTTATTGTTTAGCTATGTGATCTGAACTGTAGAATAAGATTCACCATTTAACTGATCTACAATTTTTCGTGGCTCTTTATGAGAAGAAGGTAATTTGTGATTGACGAGTAAACCTCGTACTTTTATGGTTTGGTCTACCAACAGGAATTTATTGTTTAGCCTTTTGACCTGTATCGTTGGAGATTATCAATTCACTAGATTTACAATTTTTGTTCATTCATGAATAAGAAATTAAGGTACTTTGTTTATGAAGACTATTCCGTATTCACACATGCATGATgatttaccaacaaaaatttgttgtttagttATGTGATCTAAAATGTAGAATAAGATTTACCATTGAACAGgtctacaatttttttgtgGCTATTTATGAAAAGAAGGTAATTTGTGATTGACTAGTAAACCTCGTATTCCCGCTTTTATGATATGGTCTACCAACAGGAATTCATTGTTTAGCTTTGTGATCTGTATTGTTGGAGATTATCAATTCACTAGGTTtacaatttttgtttattaatgaaTAAGACAGTACTTTGTTTATGAAGACTATAGCACATTCCACATGCCTGATGGTTTACCAACAAGAATCTATTGTTTAGTTTTGTACTCAATCTTCATATTGTAATCTGTATTATTGTTAAGTGTTGTGCATCTGTTAACATTAAGTAATACAGTTGTTCATCAATAGGCATTTAACTATAAATGAAATCTCATCAGTGGGAAGTAGTTAACACACATATGATAcaattaaagtagatgtatagtattttaaagaataaatttaaatattttttattacatttcagtttttgtttatattaaatgcagtattaataattaaatttttttaattatatttatttgtttgcgcaataaatgtttatataaaactttttaaaatcaaaGTATGCTAATGATTTTCATTGTAAAGAATTAGTTAGTCTAGCGTCAGGGTTTTTATTGTATGCTTATATATAATCCTAATGCGAAGTGAGGGAATTTGTCAAATTAAGACTTGCttgtgctttttattttttatttttatttatttatttataataaatatgaataaatcacataatttaatacTCAGTCTTTGAATttagaggaaaataaaatatcaactcttCTGGGGCTTTGCATCAGTGGTTAATTcaagcttttattttattattattattttttaaactctcTTCTTTAAATTGGTATTGAATTTCTTGTGAATGATAGGCAACGTTAGATATTGATTGGTTGGCATCTTGATATCATTGAAATTAAATGCTTTACCATCCAATTTGAGGCCATTCATAGGCCATTAAATGAGTGACGTGGCCTCATATGATTGGTAGATATCCTGCCTCTACATCCAATGCTTCTTATTGAGCTACACGTGATCAGCTCttcttatttttgcattttaagtttttaaccatcaaatgaatattatgaattaaaactatgtctttaaaaaaataaagtcaatgtTTGGTCTTTATAATTAAACACTTTTTCTCTCTTGGTAACTTCTTTTCAAAGGTGACGCAGCctcactttttattattattatttaattgaacTTTCTATAACTCAATATTCTTTCCAACTTAATAAgttgaaaaaattaatcaatataaGTAAAACCCAAATGCAGATGGAATGAAGGTAAGATAACCCTAGATGGTATGGTGGTAAGTCATTCAGTTGGGTGAGCATTTAAgaagttgaattttttgttttgtgccaCCATATAGtattatgcaaatattataaagatattataaaaatattgtagtagtattgttcatttattatttactaatttCATATAAGAAGATTCGTATTCTTCACTCCTCTAGGATTGCAAGATAAGAAAGATTTACTATTATAAGGTTGTGATcaatgatatattattttgagtGCATACAGTAGATCGTCATATTCTTAGGTGTTAATTAGTCGCATATAGTAAATCTCTAAAGGATTATTAAGTCACTAAAACTGATGCACTGCTATatttatctatctttttgacTACCCTTCTCGGGTGGTGtttattggtttatatttatatatatatatatatatataaagtctaaGGTTTATAGGTAGGAAAAACATTAGAATCTtaacttttgtttctttcttgaaACCTTGTGTGCATTCCCATTTGCCTTGAAATATGATGGTTGGTGAAACTTGTTGGTCAATTCTGAaaagtataaaattatttgggttttttttctaACCAGGAATAGATTTAGATTAAGTTTATTTAACCCAAACGAAGAAATACTAGTCTAAGTCCAAGTAAGAAAAATTTTGTCTCTATTATAGTTTTTCATTTTATCTAGTTATGTTCAAGCATCATGGAAAAAATTGTTTCATTCCAAATTAAAACATCacaaatgtttttatttcaacatAGTCATAGTcagaattaaatcaaaattaaatactCTGTAATATGatagttggtattttatttttacctcAATTAAAAAACCTGGATTCTAATCTTATTTAtagtttgttaatattttcaaaaaaaataaatgaaaaagtgacaattatttatttatttttgagatgtgtataaacatggatttgaaccttcaaatttaatttaaaagcgAAATGGAATTCTAATATTactattttagaaataataatttctttatttttcatattgacAAGTAAAATCATATACTAAACCTTACTAAATCTTCCCTGTAGAAATccataaataatgaaaaattagagaGAGGGAATTCCATTTAGGGTTTTGGGCATGGGGTGCCGGCCAGGGTTGGGGTGTGTTTGAGGTTGGAAGTTGATCAAATggcttttgtgaatgtctgtcAAATTTAAGATCTATAGATATCTGTAGAAAATAtggtctcatatatatatatatatatacatacacaaggATCTATCTAGGGACGTTTCTGAATGTTAAATCTAGAGTCATCTATAGTAGCCGTTGGATAATCATCAACAACTAAAATATATTcttaaacaatattaaatacTGTTAACTAGTGTTATACAGTACCATATAGTACAAtgatcataaataataaatctataCATTAACTACATAAATAATAGTCGTTGAATCATCATCCTACGACTGCAAATAAACGTCTCTACTAAACAGTCATCTAAGTACATATGTACGCAAATGACtttaaaccctatatatatatatatatatatatatatatatatatatataaggatggATCATCTACTCAAGCGTGTAGATTTGAAATCTGGATAAGTTAGTTTTCAACAGCCAAGTTCTGAATTTCTATCACTATGCTTATATGCTTATGAATGGTAGCACACTGCAGTATGATCTGACGATATTTTTGATCCGAGCTGATTCGATCAGATCTGCGATAATTCAATCGATTAcgtagttgaatataatttgttAAGCTAAAATAAACCCAAAACACACCTTAACACCTGTgcatttgatgaattttttttttagcaccGTTGATCTATTAGCTACCGtaaaaaatccctctatatcttattacatttctctctcatgtttttttaaactatgAAAATGTTCATAGCCGAtgttttttctatatatatatatatatatataaagaagaaaaagagactTTTGGCTAGTGAATGCTGACAAGTCCACACGTTGGTGGTGTGCTCCTCCCTCCCATTTTGTCCTCTCCCTTCTTCCTCCAGTCAATAcccataaataataataataataataataataataataataataataaatctcaaaactaaattaaaaatcaaaccaaaaagcaaagagaaagagaaagagagagagagagagagagagagagagagaggaagacgatcttcatctccatctccatctccatctctggGTTCACGGGTTTCTCTCCATCTTCTCCTTGCTTTTCTCCTTTTCTatcctctttttttctcttccccAACGCTCTTGATCGTTGAGGACAAAGGATTGGTGGTCAGAGAAGTAAGCGCGCAAGTTGGAGGTGAAGGTACCATGGATTGTGGCTCGGGATCCGGAGAGGGCCAGATAAAGGGTGTCGTCACCCATGGCGGTCGCTACGTTCAGTACAATGTCTATGGCAACCTCTTCGAGGTTCCTACCAAGTATGTTCCTCCTATTCGCCCTGTCGGTCGCGGCGCTTATGGCATTGTTTGGTGAGTTTCACTCATCTTCCTCTTTCTCTCCTGATTCTTTCATGTTTCACCCTCTTCAATTCGAATTACTTTGTTTGTTGGCTTCGTTTGGGGTGGTTTCTGGTGGGAATCGAGGAAAGATgaggttttggaatttttatggACATGGAGGATGgttggaattagggttttattgtTCAGACAAAGGTTTTGGATcgagttttttgttttttttatgtttctaattttttttatttgttaattttagatTTTCAGGTCGGTATGAGTGATTTTAAGGAAATTACAAATTAGGATTTGAAGTCATGCTTGAAATTGAGATTTAACTTTTAAGGATCTCTGTCTTGTTTTGAAATAATTTGAGTCCCTTGTTAACTATGATAATCATCCTGGTGGTCTTCTTTTGACACAATGCCTCAATTAGATTGAATTTCTTGTTTTGCTAAACTTTATGTCCTTCTTCTGTTAAGTTGCTGGGTTTGATATATTTTGTGCTCTCTTTGATGATTTATACAACATTAAGGGCAGTAGATTGTGATGGTTAACAGTTAGCTCGTGACCAAAAACTTGTGATATATTTtaccagtttttttttatgtttatcacATTATAAACCTTTTCTCACATGGTTGAAGTCTAATAAGAGTTTTAATGTTGTAGTGCGGCTGTAAATTCTCAAACTCGCGAAGAGGTTGCTATAAAAAAGATCGGTAATGCATTTGATAATCGAATTGATGCCAAAAGAACTTTACGAGAAATAAAGCTGCTTCGGCATATGGACCATGAAAATGTAAGTTTGGCCTACTTGTGTCATTGCCATTCTTGCTTCTCTATATCTTGCTGCtgatttttctgttttaatAGTTAATACTGTTGCCAGTTCAATAGATGAGATATATACActcttatcattattatttgtggAGAGAGGAATATTATCACCAGAAGATTGATGCTCATGGGTGTCCTCAAACTGTTAAGAATCGTTTTTGGTTATCTGCTGTATTATCGGCTACTTGTTAAATACACTCTTTGTTACAGTCACGACCTGCTTTTGGGTGCAGAGTGACTTCTATTGTCATGTATTGTGGAAAGCACTGCTGTACCCATGCTTGCCTGTGAggttttgtgttttcatttgtAAACATTTAAAATGCCATGATTATATCCCTTATGAATTGCAATCCAGCAATTAGCACATCATTCACCTCTCAATGAATCACTGGCATgtgttgatattgttgatttctaattaaattttcaacTCTGTTGGATATTGCGCTTTCCCACAACTGTCTGCACTTGATTGTAGTCCAGTTTAGTTATTGACAGGTTTTTGCAGTCCCTATGCCACCCCATATAGACATGAATTTATAGCCTCTGTTAAGGAAGGTGGGTTGCTCATCAACAGTCATGGACTGGTGAGCAGAAATGCTTATTGCTTCTATAATTTAAGTGACTTGATAATTAACAAGTAAATTAAGTGGTGGTCCCTTTTACAAATCGGTGCAATTTGTAAATTTCACTCAAGGTACATATAAGATAACAGTTCATTCAATTTCAGTGCAGTGGTTGATCTGGTATTCCACATTGTGATGATATTTTTGTGTAGGTATTTAATTTCTCTAGTGTGCTGGTTCCCTTTGATTTTTAATTGGATTAATGAGTTTATCTGGCTTGAAATTTTCATGCTGCTGACAAGTCTATGGTTAGTTGTAATAGTTTCCTTTTAAATGTTGTGCAGAGAACATGGGGATCTCATCCTAGGGTTTCTTGGTTTTGGCTACCTTTTGTTTACTTCTGCCTTTTCAGTTATTTGTTACTATATTAagctaatatttttctttttcaattttgcaCTGTCTTATGGCTCAGATATTACTCATTACAGGTGATTGCCATGAAGGATCTGATCCGACCACCAAAAAAGGAAAACTTCAATGATGTGTACATCGTTTATGAGTTGATGGATACTGATCTTCACCAGATAATTCGCTCTAACCAAGCTTTAACTGATGATCATTGCCAGGTTTGGTGCCTGTAGTTGTGGCATTTTTTCCCTTGAATTGTTCCAAAATATTTGCTGTGGGATATGACAACTGAATGTTATGCGTATTGGTACCATGTCAAACTGTAGATCCTATTGATGTTTTAAGCATTCGGACTGCAATTATTTGTTTACatgaattttgttgtttatatgaTGACTACCTTGAGATGCCATTATTCATGGACTCAAATTGTACTTGCAGTATTTCTTATATCAGTTACTGCGAGGCCTGAAATATGTCCACTCAGCAAATGTCCTGCACCGTGATCTAAAACCAAGCAACTTGCTATTGAATGCGAATTGCGACCTTAAGATTGGAGACTTTGGATTAGCCAGGACTACATCTGAAACGGATTTCATGACAGAATATGTTGTCACTCGTTGGTATCGAGCACCTGAGCTGCTGCTTAACTGTTCAGAATATACTGCAGCTATCGACATATGGTCAGTTGGGTGCATACTTGGTGAAATTGGAACCCGGGAACCCTTATTTCCAGGAAAAGACTATGTGCATCAACTAAGGCTGATCACTGAGGTACTATTGGGGTTTCCTACTTGGATTAATAAACTTGCAGAACAGTTTTTTTGTCTATGATTTTATTCCCAATTATACTTATTATCTTTACCTTTGGTATCTTACCTGCAAATGTTTTTCTTGacttatttgttaatttattgcAATTTGATGTCAAACTTCAGCGTTTCACGTCTTTTCACCTACTGTTTATTATATATCCATCATTGGTCATGGACTTAACTGCTGCATGTATTCTCAAATCTTTGAACACGAgctaatttcattatttacataatattcTTTATTGATTAGATAGTTTTTGACCTTGGAGCCTAGGTGGTGGACCTGCTTTTAATCTCAATGGGGGCCCATGTAACTTCACTTTTTACTTTTGCCATTTCACTCTTTTTCTTAGGATTTTGGTGGTTCATTATCTTGATTTTTACTTGCTGTTGctcttttctttagtttttctaTATTGCACTTGTTTGGCAATGTATTTCATCCCTGAGTACTTCTCAACGTCATTTTCATACATTCTCAAATCATTTTGCAAATATGTTTTTACCATTTGCCCAACAAGTTTCAAGACGTCTTCAAATTATACTCTTCAATAGTTACTGACAGTTGTTGTCACTTGTTGGTGGGAGTTATTTTTGCATATCTATCAGAAAATTGATACAATTCTTAAATTTGTTATGGGACAATGTTTTGTCTCTCTTCCTCATGAACAGTTGATAGGTTCACCTGACGACTCGAGCCTTGGTTTCCTTCGAAGTGATAACGCCCGTAGATATGTGAGACAGCTGCCACAGTACCCCAAACAACAATTTTCTGCAAGGTTTCCAAACATGTCTCCTGGTGCTGTTGATTTACTGGAAAAAATGCTGGTCTTCGATCCTAGCAAACGGATTACAGGTAAATTGACTTTTTCCTAATTCCTGCACCAAAAAATTTCTCATGCTGCATTATCGATATTTATACACTCATTCTATATATCTTCTTCTAGTTGACGAGGCCCTGCATCACCCGTATTTGTCATCGCTTCATGATATCAACGACGAGCCATTCTGCCCAGAAccatttagttttgattttgagCAGCCATCATTCACTGAAGAAAACATCAAAGAACTCATCTGGAGAGAAGCTTTGAAATTCAATCCAGATCCAATGCACTAAAGCACCTTGTGCTGTAACGATGAACAATTTATCGGTAGTGTCATTCGCCCTCGGCCGGACAAGAACCGCGTGATGTCTCATGTTCTCTCTACCTGATGCTCGCATTATAGAATTTTAAGAAATCGATGTTGTTGGTAGagcataaagaaaataataagtaCATGCTTTGAAGCAGGTTGAGAGAAGCTACTGGAGAAAAGGTTGATCATGTAAAGTTGTTTCGACGACAACGAATAATTGAAATAGTTTGTTATGTGTGATCGTCAAGAACCGATTTATAGCGTTTGTCTGTCACACCTTCTTGGTATTGTTACTTACCATGCTAGCTTTTTAATATGGTAAAGCTTAATTAGTAGTGTGTGTTCTTTAATCATCTGTTTTACTGTTGGATATGTAGTACAATTAAAATAACTGCATCTGAAATACTTTCCTATGAATTTGTGCAAATCTTTGCATGTTATATACCttaactcatatatatatataaatatgtatgcaTTTGTTTGGTAGGACCCTTTACTTATATTGAAATGTGTATATTTTTCATtggtgttattttattttatttttttgtatgtgTACACCGGAAAAGTCTGAAATTTTATGTGTACCAGTGCTAAGTTATTTTTCATGTTATGTATATTGAAAATTTAAGTTCTTTTGTTTTCTGTGGGCCTTTGCATTCTTTTATTGCAGTgaattatcaaattatattatgaaaaaaaaattcatacctCATTTAAATAGTTTgaagttattattttatcaaatattttagttTGGTGTATGTCTAactcatatatttttacatgACATATTTTACATATGGATGTACTATTATGAAAAGTTATAAAAGagatttctcttattttttattcattatcaaatcataataaacatttaattatacttatagctatatatatatatatatatatatatatatatatatagcaataatatttttcaatggtCTATTTACATGTACCTTTCATTAGGGGAAAAACTCGAACTCGACTCGCTTAGGGTCGAgtcaagctcgagctcgagtagctcgtcTACTCGAGTAAGCTGAGTTTGAGCATCTTAATACTTAACTCGAGTGCTCATGAATTTAATCGAGTAGttgtatttgtgtgtatatatattatatattaatttgttataaatatatatataattgagctTGAGCTCGAatttaagtataaaattatctatgatcaaatcaagtttatTAGTCTTTATCGAGCGAGCTCGATTTATATATCAAGTCAACCTTgagctataaaaataaaacttgatcAAGCTTGAGCCAATTATCAAACAACAAGCTTTCAATCAAGCTCGAGTAGCTTGTTGCTCAGCTTGAACTCGATTGATTACACCTCTGcctttcatcattcatttcccAACTTTGCTTCAAGAGCTGTGGCTTAAATTATAACCTAGAGAAAGAAGCCTTTGCATTCAATTCAAATCACCACAAACAAGTAACATGAGGAATACTGAGGCATACAACAACACAGACAACAAACTAACTTTAAAAAGTATCAACCATCTCCTTATGCTGCATATGAACACCTTTTAAATTCAATGTCCTCAATAGGTAACCTCTCCTCTGGAAACCGGCAACTGGTGAGCTCACCGCCACCACCACCTTCGTCGCTGCCTTGATCTTCCAGTGAATCACAAGGCTTTGGACTCACATCCTTTGACACACCTTCAATGTAAGTGCACTCCCATGGCACTTTCTTA includes:
- the LOC120271999 gene encoding mitogen-activated protein kinase 2 is translated as MDCGSGSGEGQIKGVVTHGGRYVQYNVYGNLFEVPTKYVPPIRPVGRGAYGIVCAAVNSQTREEVAIKKIGNAFDNRIDAKRTLREIKLLRHMDHENVIAMKDLIRPPKKENFNDVYIVYELMDTDLHQIIRSNQALTDDHCQYFLYQLLRGLKYVHSANVLHRDLKPSNLLLNANCDLKIGDFGLARTTSETDFMTEYVVTRWYRAPELLLNCSEYTAAIDIWSVGCILGEIGTREPLFPGKDYVHQLRLITELIGSPDDSSLGFLRSDNARRYVRQLPQYPKQQFSARFPNMSPGAVDLLEKMLVFDPSKRITVDEALHHPYLSSLHDINDEPFCPEPFSFDFEQPSFTEENIKELIWREALKFNPDPMH